GTCCCATGACGGCGAAGCCAACGAAGGACAAGAAAAATTGCAACCTTTTTCACTAAACCCATCACAAACTGGTTCAATAGTGTTTTCAATGTCTTTCCATATGTCATCCATCGAGTATCCCTTCTCACCTCCTTGCACGGCGCCCTCACCATTTTTTCCGGCTAAAGCAACTTGTTCGAGCCCTCCTGTGTCATAGAAACTTGTTTCTCCTGTTCGTGGAAGAGGTGATGAATTCACTGTAGTGGTATTGGATGAAGAGGAACAGTTTGAAGATGACAGTGAAGGGGACATGGCCCTTTTCCTCTCTTGAGCCTTCTTCCGCATATGAGTCCTCCAATAGTTCTTTATTTCATTATCAGTACGTCCAGGTAATTTGCGAGCAATTCTTGACCATCTGcacatgataaattttttaccaCCAAATACTCAGTGAAGATCAACACAATCTGAGAAATTATGTGGGCAAAAGAGATGATGGTTAGGCTTTATACTAAAACAGGCATAGTGAATTGAAGGGAAGTTTGTAAATCAGATTTAGGAAAGTTCTCAGTAATATCTAAGAATCACCATGGAGGAAATAAACTGTAAATAAGTGGTTGGATTATgattaaagagagaagaaaaaagaagcaaacttCCGATCATATCTCAAACCTATTTCCCCATTTGGCGTGAAGTTCCAGCACAAGTCTTTCTTCCTGAGGTGTCATCTTCCCTCTTTTAAGACCGGGGTGGAGATAATTAACCCATCGCAACCTGCAACTTTTTCCTGTCCTGTTCAAACCTACAACAAAACTATGGTGTTAAAGGTAGTTCCTTTACAAAACCACCCATCGCCATATATTCATACCTATTACGTGTCTCCCGCCACCTTCAAACCTGATACTTTTGCTATAAAATCCCATCGTCGATCTCCAAATAAGTGCACAAAGTTGATCAGTAGTATGTCCTCCTTTTCTGTCCATGGACCCTTTCGGACCTCGTCTTGCATCATTTTCTTTGTCTCCCTTTTGCCTGCTTCTTCTCTCTGTCTAATCTCCAACGTCCTTCAGCTCACCTTCTTACTGGTACTTAATGGGGGGATCTAGTTGAGCACAGCTCATATTTATACAAGCAAGTTAGCCTTAGTGGGAGCCTGTGTGCAAGTTTTAGTTATTATGATAACCATCATTTTGCAATCTTCACCGTACATTTGGTATGCGCATGCTCATTTTCAGATATTCACCCAATGCATTTGATGTCAGCCACTATAGGCAATAACCAAAGTAgagattttgatatgttgacgTAACTTTGATAATCAGCTCCTGTTATAACATCGATCGCTATATTACAAACGTGTGCTTCTCCACTGAATTAAGCATTTGATAGAATTAATATAATGAGTAGTAATTAGTagctttaattttcttttctgacAGTTTGTTTGATGTCTGTAGCCAGACAGGTGCTTAAGCCAATCGGGACCATGCCAGACTTGTTCGTATATAATAAAAGCTGTGTTATGCTACAGTACTGCTATAAATTCCGAAGCATTAGCTATGGAGATATAATTAATCATGTTATAATTGCCATTATAAAAGTGAGGAAAGGGATAACAAGCTTTAAAGAGAACTCCACAGAAAGAGGACGACCTCAGGATTTATGATTGGATAAAAAGGAATAAGTTGGTGGAAGTCCCttacatcttcttcttccttttgagGAGGCGCGTGTCCCTTGACTTTAGCAAAGGCCACAGCTATGGAAGCTATATATGctaaataaaagaagaggacAAACTTCGTAAAGCAGGGAATAGCAAGCACCTGTTCTGGAGTCCCGCGGGTGCCACCATTAAACGGAAGGAAATATTACATaggaaatacattttttatgtaTTCCATAATACCAGTTTCCTAAATCCTAATAAAGAATTATGCTGCCACAAGCTGACACCCACAATTCCTTCGCCCTCCTTATATCAAGATTATCTTCATCTGTTTCTATTGTTTAATCGTCacttcaaatatattattaattaagtaaTACTTAAAAGGTGTAGGCGTGGGCAAGCACCGtggcttccccacgcctttcacttattaatatattattatgttatagtactgtcttttcttcttctttttcttttaatttttttttgtttttttaatgaattttttttatttgatttagtttgataatgttaattttttttatttaattattaaattttcatgatacggatcctgagtttgatgagttaacctgatttgacaagttaatctggatttttttttctttttaattaatttttttcatttagtttagtttgttaatgttaaatttctttctatttaattatcagactttcatgacatgtatcctgggcttgacgggttaacttggtttgatgggttaacccagttaattctgggtaaatccatcaattttttttttctatttagttatcaaaatttcatgacgcgaatctcaggttttacgggttaacctgatttgaagggttaacccaattaattcatatttttttttctttttattcattagtttttttttcttcatattggtttttttcctttatttttttctttttaattaatatatttaattattacacttttatgacacgaccttatagccaggcccacatccaatattcttgggtccggtgttgcagtcaagctcacttaaacttgggtcatgcaagtttaatggtattattaatattataaatattactcttaggtcagacgttgcagccaaacccaataCTCTTGGGTATAGCTTAaatcttactttttttatatattttttatgcaaaaaaaatgacctgtggcatcgcgcgggtcatgtaATTAGTAAATATTCTAAAAGGCGTGAGAAAATTATTGTAGCTTTCTCACGCCTTTCACTTTCCCatctttaatatattatattattatattataattataattataattatattatattatatactaaaaaattaaatgaaatgctaaatttttttttttaattttttttgtttgatcccgggtttgatgggttagcatggtttgacgagttaaccccaattttttttctttttaattaatttttttcatttagtttagtttattaatgttaaatttctttatatttaattatcagactttcataacacatATCTCAGACTTGacgggtgaacccagttaattttgggtatacccgtcaattatttttttctatttagttatcaaactttcatgacgtgaatcctaggtttgacgggttaacctggtttgaagggttaacccagttaattcagatttttttctttttcttcattagtttttttcttcctattggttttttttttttaattaatctatttaattatcacacttttatgacacgaccttatagccagacctaCATCTAATACTCTAGTATCCGGTGTTGCAactaggctcacttaaacttaaatcatgtaagtttaatattattattaatattataaatagtatTATTGGGTCAAACGTTGCAGCTAGACCCAAGATTTTTTGGTATATCTTTGGAGAAAGAACtaacactcttagatcttagccttttttgatattttttatgcaagaaacaaaaaattaacccaTGCCGtatgcctttgtttttttttctttttaaacctTTTACTGTGAATAGCATAATGCAGTCTACAGTGAAAAAGCTTAtgcttttagtttatttatttatttttttctatagtttcttaatattaaattttttttgtttaattatcaggctttcatgacatgaatcctagGTTTGATTGTTTAACCCAGTtgcttcagatttttttttctttttcttcattagttttttccttcttgtaggtatttttctctttgctttttcctttttaattaatctttttttttaaatgtagttcattaatattaaatcttttttctatttagttatcacactttcatgacacaaatcTCTGGTTTGgcaggttaacttgatttggcgagttaacccaattgattcagattttttttcttttttatcattagttttttttctttctattggttttttttcttttttctttttctaattaatttctttaattatcatacttttatgacactaccttgcagccagacctacaTCCAATGCTATTAGATCTGGTATTGCAACAAAATCCACTTAAACttaggtcatgcaagtttaattaatattattattaatattatgaatATTACTCTTAAATCAGACGTTGCAGTCAAACCAAAGACTCTTGGGCatagctttgcagaaagacctaacacttttaaatcttaattttttttgatattttttatacaaaacaaattgaCTTACAGCATCGTGCTGGTTAGTGGTCGTTATACATACATGTTGCCGCTCGTCATTtgaactatttttatttttatacaatgCAATAAGTGTTGTAAAGGAAGAGCagaaaaaaaagatctaaaaaatatagtataaatCTACAAAATGAGAGTACGAGGCTATCAAATATAtagtattatatttttcacaaaCGAAAATATGtctattgggtttttttattattaacaaattaGATGTGAATGTTTTATATCGAATTACAGGTGCATATATGCATGTATAGAACTGCAAAATAGCAGTATAGAACTATTTTTAACACATGAGAATTTATACGTAGCTACAATATATACATAGCTACTACATACTTTTTGTAGAATTAGtgtgaatattttatattgattttttttttttaccattcatTAACAACACAACACCAtattgttaatgaatcatgttcttcaaaaacaaatccTTGAATATGAGGGTTGCCTTCTCGTTCACCAGTTATATTTTCGTAATAATCCAAAGAATTATGTTGATCTAGAAGAAATTCCTTTTACAAACCACCAAGAAAACCTTTATTGGAAAACCACCATTCCCTCGTCTTTTTAGGTCCAGAACTATAATGTTATTCTAGTTGATTATACCTATAAAAATGTATTATGTTTAATGACTAAGAATATAAATTTCTTGtatatgaattaaattattcaaattaaCAATGCCTTCTATTTTTTAGGTTCTCTCCAAGTACAAGCCCCTCAACCTTTCAAGAAAAGGAATTAATATGGTCTCCTTAATATGATCGCACATCTCTCTAATGATGGGATGCACAATGCCTTAGCAATGGGGATGGATACATCTCCCTATAGCACAAACACCTCAACCTTTCAGGAATAGGGTGGATTCATTCTTCTTAGTGCAATAGCACATTTACATTGAAAGATATGAACATCTCCTTGGTGTCACAACACAATTTATCTTGGAAGTGATTGACATAATCTTCCTAATGCGATTGCACAATTCTTCGAGGATGGGACATACCTTATCTTTAATGAAGAGGTTTTGTTCTCCTAGGAACAATAGTCATAAGCTCCTCCGTGAATTAAATTTGAAGCTTCTCGATGTTATACCTTCTCATAAACGACGCTACTGATGAGGCTTAGTTTTtctccataaaaaataacatatctaTTTTAggtatttcttttaaattgtatatgattgtttttttttaaacgatACTCATTTAATCATCAGAAAGATCCcaaatacataaaaagaaaCCTTTTACAAGTGTCAAGTATGATCAACCACCTCACTAAGAATAAATTGTTCAAATTATCATAATCAAGAGATTAAGCAAATATACCTCATCAATAGGTGTATATGATTATTCAATTATGGTAAATATCACGTTCATTGATAAAATCCatataacatgattttaatatttttataacaaaaacttCGCATCggtccataaaaaaaaatagtaaaaatgtGAATTAATTACATCCCTGACATTTCTTATCAGTTATCATATTTTCGCAATAGATATCTGAATGTTGTTATATCAGGCACGGTTATATTCGATTTGATACCTATTCTATTCTCTGTTCGAAGGTCAAATAAAATCACAAGAGCCTAGCTAagggaaaattatttttaggatataaaacaaattaaaacatgaaaatttgataccAGGATATGATACCAGCGTTCTTGAGACCAttgtcaaaaaagaaaaaagttgaattaaattgaaatgatattttgtCTTAAATATGTGAGGCCAAAACTTGGATTATTTCTCATGTGTTTATATGTTCTTTCATTTTATCAGCCTCGAGACTGGAGTCCTTCTGCGTAGGACAGCCCAGATTAACAACATAAAACCCAGCAGGTCTAAATGGGCATTGACATTTGTCGTTGCTAAGAACATAACTAGATTAGCATTCTAGATTTTCTTCGACATCAACTAATTAAACTACTTGAACCAAACTCACAACTCTGCATCGATCGATTAATCACTGTAATTTAGAGGGTTGATTGATGCCTTAAAATCaagatgatggttttttttattattattaacatgagtgTCTGTTTAATCTTTCCGCCAATCAAATTGCAGGTCGGATTCGTTTAATTAAGCATTGAGGACTTGTTCTCTGGTCAACAGCTTAATCAATACATCGTTCTGGAACACCTTTCGTTTTCATTTGAGTAGACAACGAACAATTGATTTAGAGATGGGCGATGGAGATCCATTGGTCTGTCAACAATATTCCACCACTGACAATTTTTGGAGATGGTTAAGGAGCTAGGGTAGCATCTTGTAGCACTAGCCACAATGTGATAAGGGAGAAGATATCTAAAGTGGAAGATGGCATCAGTTGTCCATATTAATATATACCAACAACATTATATTAGTTTGTGGTTGTGATGTTAGCATTAAGTCCAACATGGTTCACAgataacaaaacaaaggaaagaaacGCGAAGGTGGCTCCTTGCTTTATGGGTCCTCTGCTCTCAATGAGTAGTGGATCAATAAAGATAGAAATAGTAGCCAGGAAGACGAACCATTGTGACGTGGACACCACCATTCT
This genomic interval from Populus alba chromosome 1, ASM523922v2, whole genome shotgun sequence contains the following:
- the LOC118045673 gene encoding transcription factor MYB48 isoform X1; this translates as MGFYSKSIRFEGGGRHVIGLNRTGKSCRLRWVNYLHPGLKRGKMTPQEERLVLELHAKWGNRWSRIARKLPGRTDNEIKNYWRTHMRKKAQERKRAMSPSLSSSNCSSSSNTTTVNSSPLPRTGETSFYDTGGLEQVALAGKNGEGAVQGGEKGYSMDDIWKDIENTIEPVCDGFSEKGCNFSCPSLASPSWDYCLDTLWSFGEEDGKIFLPYDDGTAILTG
- the LOC118045673 gene encoding transcription factor MYB48 isoform X2, which produces MMQDEVRKGPWTEKEDILLINFVHLFGDRRWDFIAKVSGLNRTGKSCRLRWVNYLHPGLKRGKMTPQEERLVLELHAKWGNRWSRIARKLPGRTDNEIKNYWRTHMRKKAQERKRAMSPSLSSSNCSSSSNTTTVNSSPLPRTGETSFYDTGGLEQVALAGKNGEGAVQGGEKGYSMDDIWKDIENTIEPVCDGFSEKGCNFSCPSLASPSWDYCLDTLWSFGEEDGKIFLPYDDGTAILTG